From Lucilia cuprina isolate Lc7/37 chromosome 4, ASM2204524v1, whole genome shotgun sequence:
AAGGGTTATATAGTGACGGTCTACACTGGGaaacttgatttttttgtttctttctctgacacaaaaaaaatcaaaccccTTACGCAGTGTCCCGATGAGCGCCTTAAATATGTTGTGTTATCAACcttcttttattttagtttattttttaaaagctacCAATTGTTGGATTACCCTGTAAGAAAACCTAAATGTGCAACAAATCAATCAATATACtaacatatatatattaatatttatgtacatacatatgtatatgtattttataaataaaatattttcgtaaattgtaattatttattattcttttcaaACACTCTGCAGTTTTTAAAGCAACATCTATTACTTTAAtacatagttttttattcacaaCTGTTACTTTTCACCCATAAAATCACCAATTATGATTATTatgattaattttttcattaaaaaatttgtaaaaaaaggtCCAAGAACTGCAGGattaacatacacacatatatattacaaatttttcgATACACTcgcacttacatacatatttatgtatgtatgtatggacataaaattaacatatttattaattaatttgataTGAATGTGCGTAATAgtgataattatttttaattaataattatacatGACTGTCATATTTTAGTGAGATgcaaaaataatgaatattaaatgaGGTCACGTTACAAAAATGTTACATTTAttacatttcttttttctttttgtcttcTTTTATATCATTAtcatataaaagtaattttctacttaaatttatttatttataattttttgtgtcTCTTTTGAATAAAGCAAagtatattaaatgttaaaattatatattgaactttttttagGGTTTAATTTATACATGTTAAttggttttaatttataaataaggcGGAACTATATGAAGCAAAAAAAGTCTGGTTACagtcatttttataaatttttagcgaaaatactttttttcattttttaaacaggataattttttattatctcCAAAAATAACAATGTAAGTGTGTCAAAAAGACACAGACAAATTTCTAAACTTAATTTTGGGTCGCGGAATCCGTTTAGAAATGTTGGGTTAAAAAGGGGAGTTATTTTctctaaatcaaataaaaaaatcttttaaattttgtcagGTACTCACAGGTCTATATATATATCACTTTAGCCTACATATAAAGCCTACTAGTTTTTaatctataaattatttaaactaagTATAAcctataaaatttagttttaatattgaATTGGTTTCTTCGAGagtattctttagaaaacaattttaatgctttttagtaaaacttttttatttatttaaataatatttttaggaaaatattattaaaacaaaatactttttattaaaaaacctcgataaagtatttttttaacacttttattttaaacatttaaacaatcaCGAGATTAGCATAAAATTTgcaattgttaattttaaaaatttaatactaaatgtgctaaaaatatatattatctataaaactgtttaaattcaaaatcaatttgtttatagctttttgttctgttctaatgGTGGTACGTCACTTAGTAATTAGCACAATATTCAGTTAATTAACAACATAATATAATATAACTGCATCAGAACATTATTgagaattttattgttaatgcCATACCTAACagaaacttacattgaaaattaATACAGTTATACACATCTGGTTATATGTGATGACAAGTGGTAAAAAAGTAACACCAATGGTATGaagaaattattgaaaagtcagttatttggtaattttaagttatttctgGGTAGTTAACTTAATAGAAAACCAACTACAAATTTCTAACAAATGCATCGCAAGCTAAAGCATATCACATGATGAAGAAttagttaaatagaaaaaatatttgacacaATTTTATTAACAGACCGTTGTACCCAATTACAACGGTCTGAATTAAAATAtccctttaagaaaatttattatataatatcaGCTACATATGCTTTTGCAATATTATAAAACCTCATCTCGATTCAGGAACACTTAAGCAATCAAGTTATGCACTAAAAGACAAAGTAGCACATCAACAATTAAGcaagttttaaactttaaatttaacgaTAAATATTAAAGCCATTATTTaacgtttttcaaaaaaacaaatttcaaatgcaTTTTAGAATGTTTAACATTCTTTACAAATATATGAAGGAAATGTCAAAAAACCAAATGCACATTTGAAAAAAGCGTTTATTACATTTGTTCCGTATCTAGTAAATACTTTACTACTAATGACTTCCACCacattttttctaaacaaatatgTACGTTGCATTCTAGAGTAAACAAGGTCAAGttcaaaatgaaatataaatgttaaattttaataactaaatactGGTATACCTATGGATAGAAGTGTATACAGATTACATCAATGTGTAGATACggatatacttacatacataaccacaaatgtatgtaaatatgtgtcaaataaaaaaacacacaattttaaacactttaaaacagaaaatgtttactagaaatgtttaaatgtaaaaaaaaacaaaaaatgtttataaacataaacgTAAAGATATAAACTTGAACAGgttttgtttaacattaaaagtaaaacaagtGTGATGTTGTATAAGCAACACTTTAACTATAAACAATGTTGCTTAAAAATGACTGTATGTTGTATAAGCATTCACTGTAAAGACAACATGTGTATGTTAAATAGCACTAAAGGTCGATAAAACAGTAACAGATAATAacgtttaacatttattttgaggctgttatatatacaaaatacaagAAAGTATTGGTTTTCTGAAAAATATGACATGgcgaaaatatttgtgtttgttgCTTTATATTTATACCAAACATCATTTTAGTGATAGACAGGGTATTtcggtttgtgctgatgtttgtaacgtacaaaaatattggtcatatgcatcggtttgcaattattttctaaGTTAATATAGCAGATATGCTTATCGATTCTAATAAGCACCTAGTCCTCATATAAAAGCTCTTTCAGAAATTACTTTTTCATcaacaatttgtataaatttctacataatttcctacttataaaaaatttatcacaTTTTAATGTCATGAATTGTGTAGAATAACATATGACCGGCCATGATAGACTGTAATTTCTTATATGTTCCCTGTAATATACAgtacaatttcatatatattaacGTTGGGTTGATggtgtttaacatttttagtggtttataatttattgacaACTTTTCAATATGTTTGAACCTTCTTTTttgaagttttccaaaaaaacttgtatttcagcgaaatattttttgtagagCACGTCATTTTagaatacttttttcattttttgatagaaaaaatgCATTAACTTCTAACAACatcatttgagtttttttttcgttcgttgcattttaaaaagttcactttacttttctattttttaataccACTTTTGGCAGGACATGTTTTTGATACTTTTACTTacctgttttatttttcttgtgattttcatttttatacatatatttattttttgtatttctgcATCTTTCCTTGACAGGTTAATGGTTGTGATGTATTGGGTTTGCGTATCACGGAAATTGCAAAATTGGTAAAATCCTCACAACATCAAGTCACGTTATTACTCTGGAGTACCAACTGTAATACTAAATGTGATGAAgaggtaagaaaaaaaaacaacaaggatTTTATACTTACtctatacgtacatatgtatagaataatgttatatttattctatgtaaataaatgtattagtATATCAAAGCCGATAAGTAGAAGTAGCCTACATTCAATATATGTAAGGAATTAATTCCATCAATTAAATACGTTTCTCGGGACACTTGAATGGACAATaaatataatcaaaactatagcCTATACTGTTGCTATAACTGTTGTCATGGAAGAAACAATAGACCGgactattatacatattttcaaattattacatttttaaatttccgtCATAtgggaaataaaaaacaaataatactttCCTAAAAAGCGTAGTGTACAAAATGAagaacatttacaaaaattgactTCTTTCCTCgtcttatgtacatacataaatatttgtttttaaaatctatGTACATGACAAAAAGTCATAAActattatgatattttttttctcttttttcttcccaaaacaatttatttagagTTTATGTGCTGCACCCATGCCACGTTCGTTGCAAAGGCTCTCGCTAGTAGTACAAACTGTATTAAGTTTAATCGAATGTCCCGTTTGTCTGGACACGATAACACCACCCGCAATGCAATGTCAAAATGGTCATTTGCTGTGTGTCAATTGTCGTATACGTGCTGAAAAGTGTCCAGTGTGCCGGGATCGTTATTATCCAAGACCGGCTTTAATTGCTGAACAAATACAGTCGGCCATTACAAGTGCTTTGAATTTATGTCGCAATGAAGATAAAGTGCGTCAGAAAATCTTCGGACGGCACAAGAGACAACGACAATTGGTGAAGACAACATTGGAATGTTTGGGACAAAAACAACCACTACAACAAGTACATAAATCCTTAACGACAGACTTACAACATCTAGAGCAAAAATCGTTAGACGTTAAAACTTGTAGTACAAAAACAATCAATAGAAAATGTGATAGAAAAGTAACAGACAAGTTTTTCAAATGTGGCAGTGGCAACAAAAGTACAAcatgcaataaatttttaacaaaacttttaaactcgAAAGCATATTCAATGGAAAATCTAACAAATGACCATAATAATACTACAACAACTAACAACATTTTCAACACTTGCCACACAACGATATTGTCTGCAATATCTCAACCTCAATTGTTTGCGATACAACCGACACACGAACCTGGGGGTGCAGACACTGGATTACAAATGCAATTTGTAACAAGACATCAGCAACAACAGACATCATCATCACCCTTATCATCATTAGTAACAAACACAAATCAATTTAACGATTTACCCAGAACTGTTGCTACTAAACATCACTACATGCTAacgcacaaacccaatatagtTAGTACTGAAAATAATTTGAACATGAATTCAAAACTCTGTTGCAAGCGAAAGcccaataataaaatagaacatTTATCAATATCAACCGATATAGATTTAACAAGAAccaaagaaaatataacatGTCTTTTGGAATCACCCCAGATAGTTATGAATGGCAATAATAAAAGACCCTGTCCAACAACAATATGTGAAACATCATATGCCACAATACCAAGagccataaaaataaaggagAAACATTTCACACAACGAACCATGTGTCAAAATGATATACAGGCAGTCAAAGTTACAGAATCTTCAGTGTTGCAAACAAATTTACCAAAATCACACAGTTCATCAATGAcatctttaaatttaagtttaacaatgtcTTCATCagctactactactactgctcCTTCTACAACGtcttattgttgctgttataaCTGTTGTAGTTGTTCGGCATCATCGTCTTGCTCAGTAATAGCTCAAAACTGTCAGTCTTCATTGTCGACACCAACATCATCACCACCACCAGCATCACCATCCACAGCAACACACTAAAGCAATTTCTTATACATCATCTTTATACGTTTAATCATAATCTTCATTATCAATgaaagctgttgttgttgttatagctTTAGCAGTAACAGCACAGACATTATTTCTACAAGAAAATCTTACTAATTTTCTTCATCACCTGTTGCTTAATATTGCTGGTTGGTTGACTgagtatttctttatatttccaTCACCACTGGCAACAACACCAGGACTTAGTAGCATCTTTATTGCTCAAATTCAAATCTTGGACTTTATTATATCAACGAAATGTCATATAAAAATCATTGTATGATTAATAAGGATACTTAACGCTTTTATCATTTATAAGAAGACagaaagaaaaatactttattaatggGTAAGTTGGCTgtcttttttaatacttttttgtttaatacttttttgttatttcattaattttacataatttaaatcAAGTTAATGATTATTGTGGTAAATGGTAAAAATTgttccattatttcgcctagctccCATATAATCGTATCTACCAAATAaggcttttgagctcataattatgttcaatTTTATTGTATCTCTAAAAAATAGGTacttactttgttatttttataccctacaccactatagtggggagggtattatacgtttgtgctgatgtttgtaacatacaaaaatattggtccaatacccaccttaaagtataccgatcgattcagaatcattttttgagtcgattaagacatgtccgtccgtccgtctgtccggctggctggctgtccatgtaaaccttgtgcgcaaggtacaggccgcaattttcaagataatttgatgaaatttggaccaagcatgttttttggcacaaggactaagcctattgaaaatggttgaaataggtccattatttttcctagcccccatacaaccgtacctctcgatttgaactttttatgttataattacgtcaaatattctgctatctctctaaaaattggcacaaataagttttatataagtataactgacactgcagattttcctaagtatcggcccttatttgaccatagcccccatacaaacccccttcaaaaaatgtcttaaacttctaaaattgacttgtaaccatttgtatcgctcAACTCAACAAAtgtaactgttatttaaaaatatatcctttatcaaatttaccgaggatcggcccatatttgacctatataaagcctcatttcgaaattttagttttttttcaataaattgtttaaatattttggaattatggtaatattcaacgtaaaagtttctttaaaaaaaatgaaaattttaaaaatatactcatggtgtagggtatcatatggtcggccatgcccgactatacttttctacttgttttttataactttaa
This genomic window contains:
- the LOC111687041 gene encoding uncharacterized protein LOC111687041, whose amino-acid sequence is MPRSLQRLSLVVQTVLSLIECPVCLDTITPPAMQCQNGHLLCVNCRIRAEKCPVCRDRYYPRPALIAEQIQSAITSALNLCRNEDKVRQKIFGRHKRQRQLVKTTLECLGQKQPLQQVHKSLTTDLQHLEQKSLDVKTCSTKTINRKCDRKVTDKFFKCGSGNKSTTCNKFLTKLLNSKAYSMENLTNDHNNTTTTNNIFNTCHTTILSAISQPQLFAIQPTHEPGGADTGLQMQFVTRHQQQQTSSSPLSSLVTNTNQFNDLPRTVATKHHYMLTHKPNIVSTENNLNMNSKLCCKRKPNNKIEHLSISTDIDLTRTKENITCLLESPQIVMNGNNKRPCPTTICETSYATIPRAIKIKEKHFTQRTMCQNDIQAVKVTESSVLQTNLPKSHSSSMTSLNLSLTMSSSATTTTAPSTTSYCCCYNCCSCSASSSCSVIAQNCQSSLSTPTSSPPPASPSTATH